A stretch of the Filimonas lacunae genome encodes the following:
- a CDS encoding AraC family transcriptional regulator codes for MAIKKKEGFRGQKAIAIPRSILHTQCETNEVAGKLYITDIGYYPKAEHHYRMRPNGSDQHILLYCVDGKGTVSVLDQVLTMEAGDFCFIPRNTRHTYQASPDKPWTIYWIHFKGSTADYLVQFAQEQSGIKGFISAGDRITELFHDIYQQLERGYGIKTLIHVNLSFGYLLTCFSGNEPASTAISARKQEPADVAIDYIRKHIDQPLTLGDIAQVCNLSPNHFTVLFKRKTGFTVIEYFNHLKIQRACQYLLFTDLRIKEIAESVGLPDQHYFSRVFKKVMGVSPLDYRQKRSH; via the coding sequence ATGGCCATTAAAAAGAAAGAGGGATTCCGGGGACAAAAAGCTATTGCCATACCGCGTTCTATCCTGCACACGCAGTGCGAAACCAACGAGGTGGCCGGTAAGCTGTACATCACCGATATTGGGTACTATCCCAAGGCAGAACACCACTACCGCATGCGTCCCAACGGATCAGACCAGCATATCCTGCTGTATTGTGTAGATGGTAAGGGTACGGTTTCGGTGCTTGACCAGGTGCTGACTATGGAAGCAGGCGACTTTTGTTTTATTCCCCGGAATACCCGGCATACCTATCAGGCGTCTCCTGACAAACCGTGGACTATTTACTGGATACATTTTAAGGGCAGTACGGCCGACTACCTGGTACAGTTTGCACAGGAGCAGTCTGGCATCAAAGGCTTTATCAGCGCCGGCGACCGCATCACCGAACTATTCCATGATATATACCAGCAACTGGAAAGAGGGTATGGTATCAAAACGTTGATTCATGTAAACCTGTCTTTCGGTTACCTGCTTACCTGCTTTTCGGGGAATGAGCCTGCCAGCACCGCTATCAGCGCCAGAAAGCAGGAACCTGCTGATGTGGCTATTGATTATATACGCAAACACATTGACCAGCCATTGACGCTGGGAGATATTGCCCAGGTATGCAACCTCTCCCCCAATCATTTTACGGTATTGTTTAAACGTAAAACAGGCTTTACGGTGATTGAATACTTTAACCACCTGAAAATTCAGCGCGCCTGCCAGTACCTGCTGTTTACCGACCTGCGTATTAAAGAGATTGCCGAAAGTGTAGGATTACCTGATCAGCATTATTTTTCCCGGGTGTTTAAGAAGGTAATGGGTGTGTCTCCGTTGGATTACCGGCAAAAAAGGTCGCATTAG
- the hemA gene encoding glutamyl-tRNA reductase, with protein sequence MILNYGNDIHNFFVIGINYQKTNAALRGQFAIHAEQHAAILTRAAALQLHDVFVLSTCNRTEIYGFAAQAEVLINLLCSETEGTKDTFMELAYIKNGMQALTHLFYVGAGLDSQIPGDYEIIGQLKQSVQFAKERGGVTSFLERIINFVIQASKSVKNETCLSSGTVSVSFAAVQFIRQQMTDISGKRIVLLGAGKIGRITCRNIVDYIPGANITILNRSEEKAKALAGELQLHYLPIEKLPEAIATADVLVVATSAPTPSITRKHLEGQSAKLVIDLSIPCNVEASVKHLPDVTLINVDELSLLNNATLHKRSEEIPLAKDIVQRYIAEFISWNQMRSNVPVLNAVKIKLNEINTCPLFTTSGISFNFSVSVTEKRIQKVINSMASKMRAHQQHGCSYIAAINEFIQP encoded by the coding sequence ATGATCCTTAATTACGGTAATGATATTCATAACTTTTTTGTTATAGGAATTAACTATCAAAAAACCAACGCTGCTTTAAGAGGACAATTCGCGATTCATGCAGAACAACATGCTGCTATACTTACCAGGGCCGCTGCCCTGCAATTGCACGATGTATTTGTGCTGAGCACCTGTAACAGAACAGAAATATATGGATTTGCTGCACAGGCAGAGGTTTTGATAAACTTACTATGCAGCGAAACAGAAGGGACGAAAGATACTTTTATGGAGCTGGCCTATATTAAAAACGGCATGCAGGCACTTACCCATTTGTTTTATGTAGGAGCGGGGCTTGATTCGCAAATACCTGGTGATTATGAAATTATCGGTCAACTAAAACAGTCAGTTCAGTTTGCTAAAGAGAGGGGTGGGGTTACTTCCTTCCTGGAACGTATTATCAATTTTGTTATCCAGGCATCCAAATCGGTTAAAAACGAAACCTGTTTAAGCTCCGGCACGGTATCTGTTTCTTTCGCAGCAGTTCAATTCATCCGGCAACAAATGACAGACATTTCCGGTAAAAGAATTGTATTGTTAGGAGCCGGAAAAATAGGCCGTATCACCTGTAGAAATATAGTAGATTATATTCCAGGAGCCAACATCACCATCCTTAACCGTTCCGAAGAAAAAGCAAAAGCTTTGGCCGGCGAGTTACAATTACATTACTTACCTATAGAAAAACTACCCGAGGCCATCGCTACTGCCGACGTGCTTGTGGTAGCCACCAGTGCACCCACGCCATCCATCACCCGCAAGCACCTGGAAGGTCAGAGTGCCAAACTGGTCATAGATCTTTCTATTCCCTGCAACGTAGAAGCCAGTGTAAAGCATTTGCCTGATGTAACTTTAATCAATGTGGACGAGCTTTCTCTATTAAACAACGCTACCTTGCATAAGAGAAGTGAAGAGATACCGCTTGCCAAAGACATTGTGCAGCGGTACATTGCTGAATTTATAAGTTGGAATCAGATGCGCAGTAATGTGCCCGTATTGAATGCTGTAAAAATAAAACTAAACGAAATAAACACCTGTCCCTTATTTACTACCTCTGGTATATCCTTTAACTTTTCTGTGTCTGTTACAGAAAAACGAATTCAAAAGGTGATCAACAGTATGGCTAGTAAAATGCGTGCTCACCAGCAGCATGGCTGTTCTTACATTGCCGCTATTAATGAGTTTATTCAACCCTGA
- a CDS encoding DUF5777 family beta-barrel protein, with protein MKQLYCLFLFTAFAAPLQAQDATLLNMLTDSLTANATPALITGTFKATHIVNMQTIEAPARGALSFVIQHRFGQLNSGAYNLFGMDNATLRLGLDYGITDRLAVGIGRSSYLKTFDGYVKYKLLQQTDAKGHMPVSVSLLGTMSNYTQKIPEKDFLNFKYRTAYTGEILVARKITSCLSIQLTPTYLHYNLVPTNSDKNDLFVLGSGARMKITRRSSVNVEYNYLPANQVVSTTVHNSFSLGYDLETGGHVFQLIFTNSQSMIQSQYLAQTTGRWGNGDIYFGFNISRDFNLSKHAKGMSAQ; from the coding sequence ATGAAACAATTGTATTGCTTATTTCTTTTTACCGCTTTTGCGGCGCCATTGCAGGCACAGGATGCTACTTTGCTGAATATGCTTACTGATTCGCTTACGGCCAATGCTACCCCTGCTTTGATAACAGGTACTTTTAAAGCTACCCACATTGTAAATATGCAAACCATTGAAGCGCCTGCACGCGGAGCTTTAAGCTTTGTTATCCAGCACCGGTTTGGACAGTTAAACAGCGGCGCTTATAACCTGTTTGGTATGGACAACGCAACGCTAAGGCTGGGGCTGGATTATGGTATTACCGACCGTTTGGCGGTGGGCATCGGGCGTAGTTCTTACCTGAAAACTTTTGATGGTTATGTGAAATATAAATTACTGCAACAAACAGATGCTAAAGGGCATATGCCGGTTTCAGTTTCATTACTGGGCACTATGTCTAACTACACCCAAAAGATACCGGAGAAGGACTTCCTGAATTTCAAATACCGTACAGCCTATACAGGAGAAATACTGGTAGCGCGAAAAATTACCAGCTGTCTTTCTATTCAATTAACACCTACTTACCTGCATTATAACCTGGTGCCCACCAACAGCGATAAGAACGATCTGTTTGTATTGGGTAGCGGTGCGCGCATGAAAATAACCCGTCGTTCCAGTGTGAATGTAGAATACAATTATTTACCTGCCAACCAGGTAGTTTCCACAACTGTACATAATTCCTTTTCATTAGGATACGACCTGGAAACAGGCGGACATGTGTTTCAGCTGATTTTTACCAACTCACAAAGTATGATCCAAAGTCAGTACCTGGCGCAAACCACGGGCAGATGGGGCAATGGTGATATCTATTTTGGGTTTAACATCTCACGCGATTTCAACCTGAGCAAACATGCCAAAGGTATGAGTGCACAATAG
- a CDS encoding YceI family protein, with amino-acid sequence MKTHVLALLLGLLCTGQGYSQLYATKNGSISFFSTTPLEDIKAYNNQVYAVIDAGKKELAFALLMKGFLFTRQLQQDHFNENYVESDKYPKASFSGTYTGEVLLAKDGVYPVSVSGNLTIHGVTQPVKTTATLEVKQGHILGHCSFIVKPEDYRIIIPSLVRDKIAKQVTVSVQVDASTH; translated from the coding sequence ATGAAAACGCATGTTTTAGCCTTGCTGTTAGGACTTTTATGCACAGGGCAGGGGTATAGCCAGTTATATGCTACCAAAAACGGCTCTATCAGCTTCTTTTCCACCACGCCCCTGGAAGATATCAAAGCTTATAACAACCAGGTATATGCTGTTATTGATGCCGGTAAAAAAGAGCTGGCTTTTGCTTTATTAATGAAAGGCTTTCTTTTTACCAGGCAATTGCAGCAGGATCATTTTAATGAGAACTATGTCGAGAGCGACAAATATCCCAAAGCCAGTTTTTCAGGCACCTATACAGGGGAGGTGCTACTAGCCAAAGACGGAGTATATCCTGTATCTGTAAGCGGCAATCTTACCATACACGGGGTTACACAGCCCGTAAAAACAACGGCCACCCTGGAAGTAAAACAAGGCCATATACTGGGCCACTGTTCTTTTATTGTTAAACCGGAGGACTACCGCATTATCATTCCCTCACTCGTGAGAGATAAAATAGCCAAACAGGTAACTGTTTCGGTTCAGGTAGATGCCAGTACTCACTAA
- a CDS encoding tetratricopeptide repeat protein has protein sequence MMQEVKAWEEEVVIPTYPTGEPEKNPMFLEKRVYQGSSGVVYPHAVIEKIADEKTDKIYRAVYLENEYLKIMILPELGGRIQMAWDKVKQRHFVYYNQVIKPALVGLTGPWISGGIEFNWPQHHRPSTFSPIDYCIKTNEDGSKTVWVNEVERMFRTKGMAGFTLYPGKAYLEISGKLYNRTPFPQTFLWWANPAVKVNDHYQSVFPPDVHAVFDHGKRDVSAFPIAKGVYYKVDYAPGTDISRYKNIPVPTSYMAASSKYNFIGGYEHDSGGGLLHVADRHVSPGKKQWTWGHGAFGQAWDRNLTDEDGPYIELMTGVFTDNQPDFSWLQPYEEKTFTQYFMPYREVGVVKNASKDVVANVEVDKGQCRMIVYTTSVFQALEISLLKAGQLLYSEVTPVSPEKPYTREITVPENLEASEVLFTIRDAETGRELLRYQAEKEKDQPVPQPAKPALLPEKVESCEQLYLTGMHLEQYRHATYVATDYYQEALRRDAGDIRNNNAMGLWLLRRGKFSEAEGYFRSAVKTMTERNPNPYDGEPLYNLGWSLAMQEQYEEAYELFYKATWNDAWKHAGFLNLARIASLRGWWEDALAHADKALVKNYHSHTARHAKVFILRKLGRTTEALALIADSLTIDPFHFGCLFERYLLYKAAGQEQAAAACAALQTISRNEVHNYIEYALDYAHAGLYEEAFELLYLQVQQSATPYPLAWYYLGWFAFKTGKTEEALHCFRSGAALGVDFVFPNRMEEVLVLQAAIACQPDDAHAHYFLGNYWYDKRQYTDAVAHWEKAVALKQELPTAHRNLALAYYNKQQNPQKALASLETAFALDKTDARVLMELDQLYKKMGKPLAGRLLLLEQYADLVSSRDDLFLEKITLYNQLEDYVTARNLIAAGRFHPWEGGEGKVVAQYLICHIELAKVAIAAGKAAQALHLLEQAEVYPDNLGEGKLTGVQENDIHFWKGVAYELLGNAAQADHWFRLSTQGIKEPVQAIFYNDPQPDKILYQGWSWKKLGEPDKAAEVFQRLIDFGQLHQEDIITIDYFAVSLPDMQVFDMDLSERNRIHCLYLQALGWLGKGDTDKADALFTQILQADVNHQGAIVHKNKITMPMATVAGIAG, from the coding sequence ATGATGCAAGAAGTCAAAGCCTGGGAAGAAGAAGTGGTGATTCCCACATACCCTACCGGTGAACCGGAAAAAAATCCCATGTTCCTGGAAAAGCGGGTATATCAGGGCAGTAGCGGTGTGGTGTATCCACATGCGGTGATTGAAAAGATTGCGGACGAAAAAACAGATAAGATATACAGGGCGGTATACCTGGAAAACGAATACCTGAAAATTATGATACTGCCCGAGCTGGGTGGCAGGATACAAATGGCCTGGGACAAGGTAAAACAACGACATTTTGTGTATTACAACCAGGTGATTAAACCGGCGTTAGTGGGACTGACGGGCCCATGGATTTCCGGCGGCATAGAGTTCAACTGGCCGCAGCACCACCGGCCTTCTACGTTTTCGCCCATTGATTACTGTATTAAAACCAATGAAGATGGTAGTAAAACGGTATGGGTGAACGAGGTGGAGCGTATGTTTCGCACCAAAGGCATGGCCGGTTTTACCTTATACCCGGGCAAGGCTTACCTCGAAATCAGCGGTAAGCTGTATAACCGCACACCGTTTCCGCAAACCTTTCTGTGGTGGGCCAACCCTGCGGTGAAAGTGAACGATCATTACCAGTCTGTTTTTCCGCCTGATGTGCATGCCGTGTTCGATCATGGAAAGCGCGATGTATCAGCCTTTCCCATAGCCAAAGGTGTATACTATAAAGTGGATTATGCACCGGGAACAGACATTTCCCGCTATAAGAATATACCCGTGCCTACCTCATATATGGCGGCATCCTCTAAATACAATTTCATAGGGGGGTATGAACATGATTCCGGTGGAGGTTTACTGCATGTGGCAGACCGTCATGTATCGCCTGGCAAAAAGCAATGGACATGGGGGCATGGCGCATTTGGCCAGGCCTGGGATCGTAACCTCACGGATGAAGATGGCCCTTACATTGAGCTGATGACAGGTGTGTTTACGGATAACCAGCCCGATTTTTCGTGGTTACAGCCTTATGAAGAAAAAACGTTTACCCAATACTTTATGCCTTACCGCGAAGTTGGCGTGGTAAAGAACGCGAGCAAGGATGTGGTGGCGAATGTAGAGGTGGATAAGGGCCAGTGCCGGATGATAGTGTATACTACTTCTGTGTTTCAGGCGCTGGAAATATCCTTGTTGAAAGCAGGGCAATTACTGTATAGCGAAGTAACTCCTGTATCGCCGGAGAAGCCGTATACCCGCGAGATAACAGTGCCGGAAAACCTGGAAGCATCAGAAGTGCTATTTACCATACGTGATGCCGAAACAGGCAGGGAATTACTGCGTTACCAGGCAGAGAAAGAAAAAGACCAACCGGTGCCGCAGCCAGCGAAGCCCGCGCTGTTGCCGGAAAAGGTAGAGAGCTGCGAACAGTTATACCTCACCGGTATGCACCTGGAGCAATACCGGCATGCCACTTACGTGGCTACTGATTATTACCAGGAAGCCCTGCGAAGGGATGCAGGTGATATCCGTAACAACAATGCCATGGGTTTGTGGCTGCTGCGTCGTGGTAAGTTCAGTGAAGCAGAAGGGTATTTCAGGAGCGCCGTAAAAACAATGACGGAACGTAACCCCAATCCGTATGATGGCGAGCCGTTATACAACCTGGGCTGGTCGCTGGCCATGCAGGAGCAGTACGAAGAAGCCTATGAACTGTTTTATAAAGCCACCTGGAATGATGCCTGGAAACATGCAGGCTTTCTGAACCTGGCACGCATAGCCAGTTTACGTGGCTGGTGGGAAGATGCACTGGCACATGCGGACAAAGCATTGGTTAAAAATTACCACAGCCATACGGCAAGACATGCCAAAGTATTTATACTCCGGAAGCTGGGAAGAACAACAGAAGCGCTGGCGCTGATTGCAGACTCCCTGACTATAGATCCCTTTCATTTCGGATGTCTGTTTGAAAGATACCTGTTGTACAAAGCAGCAGGCCAGGAGCAGGCAGCAGCAGCCTGCGCGGCATTGCAAACCATCAGTAGAAATGAGGTGCACAACTATATAGAATACGCACTGGACTATGCGCATGCCGGTTTGTATGAAGAAGCTTTTGAATTATTATACTTACAGGTGCAACAGTCCGCTACGCCTTATCCGCTGGCATGGTATTATCTGGGCTGGTTTGCTTTTAAAACCGGCAAAACAGAAGAAGCATTGCATTGTTTCCGTTCTGGTGCAGCACTGGGTGTTGACTTTGTATTCCCCAACCGTATGGAAGAAGTGCTGGTGTTACAGGCGGCCATTGCCTGCCAGCCTGACGATGCCCATGCCCACTATTTCCTGGGTAACTACTGGTACGATAAACGACAATATACAGATGCCGTGGCGCATTGGGAAAAAGCAGTGGCCCTAAAGCAGGAGCTGCCAACGGCCCATCGTAACCTAGCACTGGCCTATTATAACAAACAACAAAACCCACAGAAGGCGTTGGCATCATTGGAAACCGCTTTTGCGCTGGACAAAACGGATGCCCGCGTTCTGATGGAGCTGGATCAACTGTATAAGAAGATGGGGAAGCCATTGGCAGGCCGGTTGTTGTTGCTGGAGCAGTATGCTGACCTGGTAAGCAGCCGGGACGATCTGTTCCTGGAAAAGATTACGCTATACAACCAACTGGAAGATTATGTTACCGCACGCAACCTGATTGCTGCCGGCCGTTTTCATCCCTGGGAGGGTGGTGAAGGCAAGGTGGTAGCGCAATACCTGATTTGCCATATAGAACTGGCCAAAGTGGCCATTGCAGCGGGCAAGGCAGCGCAAGCCTTACACTTACTGGAGCAGGCGGAGGTATACCCCGACAACCTGGGCGAAGGCAAACTAACAGGTGTGCAGGAAAATGATATACATTTCTGGAAGGGGGTAGCTTACGAACTGTTGGGGAATGCCGCACAGGCGGATCATTGGTTCAGGCTGTCTACACAAGGTATTAAAGAGCCGGTGCAGGCTATTTTTTATAACGACCCGCAACCAGATAAGATACTGTACCAGGGTTGGAGCTGGAAGAAGCTGGGAGAGCCGGACAAAGCGGCAGAAGTGTTTCAGCGACTGATTGATTTTGGTCAATTGCACCAGGAGGACATCATTACCATTGATTACTTCGCGGTGTCTTTACCAGACATGCAGGTATTTGATATGGATTTGTCGGAGCGTAATCGCATCCATTGTCTGTACTTGCAGGCTTTGGGATGGTTGGGTAAAGGCGACACGGATAAAGCTGATGCACTGTTTACACAGATATTGCAGGCAGATGTGAATCACCAGGGAGCTATTGTACATAAAAATAAGATAACGATGCCCATGGCTACTGTAGCCGGCATTGCAGGATAA
- a CDS encoding OB-fold protein has protein sequence MKKKLLFVLFLIICCAAAWGWYWYKKPRTSVAAIASTVTIPSTTLYYQYQQNAAAADSLYAGKVLTVTGVVDDVQHSDSTVSIFLHGAGLNGVNCSMAVTHNKKPLPGKGVSITIKGRCTGYLMDINLVDCIIE, from the coding sequence ATGAAAAAGAAACTACTATTTGTTCTCTTCCTTATTATATGTTGCGCCGCAGCCTGGGGCTGGTACTGGTATAAAAAGCCGAGAACAAGTGTTGCCGCCATTGCTTCTACAGTAACTATTCCGTCCACTACTTTATATTATCAGTATCAACAGAACGCAGCGGCTGCCGACAGTTTGTATGCCGGTAAGGTGCTAACAGTAACAGGCGTTGTTGATGATGTACAGCATAGCGATAGCACTGTCAGTATCTTTTTACATGGCGCAGGCTTGAATGGTGTGAATTGTAGCATGGCTGTTACTCATAACAAGAAGCCATTGCCTGGTAAAGGCGTTTCCATTACCATTAAAGGGCGCTGTACAGGCTATTTAATGGATATAAACCTGGTAGATTGTATTATAGAATAA
- a CDS encoding Na+/H+ antiporter NhaA has product MIGKCIGVFSFTWLMVRTRLAHLPQHANWQHIFGVSIKGISHLIINSEQYNIEESLLVSLEKSVEELDDVIKSVAERTAV; this is encoded by the coding sequence GTGATAGGAAAGTGTATAGGAGTTTTCAGTTTCACCTGGTTAATGGTTCGCACGCGGTTGGCCCATTTGCCGCAACATGCCAATTGGCAACACATTTTTGGTGTATCCATCAAAGGAATCTCGCACTTAATTATCAATAGCGAGCAATATAATATTGAAGAATCGCTGCTGGTGAGCCTGGAAAAATCGGTAGAAGAATTAGATGATGTTATTAAATCGGTGGCAGAACGAACTGCTGTATAA
- a CDS encoding globin family protein, translating to MKKITLFALVATLGCTVMFTQSCSKSNNDAPVAPTLYDSLGGTVMVTDPANTSVKIEAGRLLIRNIIDSTIFVIAADSKINGFFKVLLAEVTAGNTSGFAALSKSLTDFVCVGTGAKNFTYGGKSMAAAHDPAQNSRMNGKAANADMDQFEVDLVAGAKKAGVPSTNAALGSVARIVESLRSAVVQK from the coding sequence ATGAAGAAGATTACACTCTTTGCCCTGGTTGCGACACTGGGATGCACCGTTATGTTCACACAATCCTGCTCTAAAAGTAACAATGATGCTCCGGTGGCACCTACCTTGTACGATTCCCTTGGTGGAACCGTTATGGTAACAGATCCGGCCAATACCAGTGTTAAAATTGAAGCCGGCCGTTTGTTGATCCGCAACATTATTGACAGCACCATTTTTGTTATTGCTGCTGACAGTAAGATTAATGGCTTTTTTAAAGTATTGCTGGCAGAAGTTACTGCGGGTAATACCAGTGGTTTTGCAGCTTTAAGTAAAAGCCTTACTGATTTTGTTTGTGTAGGTACAGGTGCCAAAAACTTTACCTATGGTGGTAAAAGTATGGCTGCTGCACACGACCCTGCTCAAAACTCACGTATGAATGGAAAGGCTGCTAATGCTGATATGGATCAGTTTGAAGTTGACCTGGTTGCCGGAGCTAAAAAAGCCGGCGTTCCTTCTACTAATGCGGCTTTAGGAAGTGTAGCACGAATAGTAGAATCGCTGCGAAGTGCGGTAGTTCAAAAATAG